From Pogoniulus pusillus isolate bPogPus1 chromosome 17, bPogPus1.pri, whole genome shotgun sequence, the proteins below share one genomic window:
- the C17H15orf40 gene encoding UPF0235 protein C15orf40 homolog, with translation MLSLAGFRRLLAAPVRVGGGVMPRKGKGAGKGAAEPEVAAGPVVATGDGCVRVSVRAKPGSRCSAVTDVTTEAVGVAIAAPPSEGEANAELCRYLSKVLEVKKSEVILEKGGKSREKVVKILVSMTPDDVLERLKKEASS, from the exons ATGCTGAGCCTCGCTGGCTTCCGGCGGCTGCTGGCGGCGCCGGTGCGGGTCGGTGGTGGGGTCATGCCCCGAAAG GGAAAAGGAGCCGGGAAGGGAGCTGCGGAACCGGAAGTCGCCGCGGGACCGGTGGTGGCGACGGGCGACGGCTGCGTGAGGGTATCGGTTCGCGCCAAGCCCGGCTCTCGCTGCAGCGCCGTCACAG ATGTGACAACTGAGGCAGTAGGTGTAGCTATTGCTGCACCTCCATCAGAAGGGGAGGCAAATGCAGAGCTGTGTCGTTACCTCTCTAAGGTGTTAGAAGTGAAGAAGAGTGAAGTTATATTAGAGAAG GGTGGTAAATCACGTGAAAAAGTGGTGAAGATTTTGGTATCGATGACGCCAGACGATGTTTTAGAAAGACTGAAAAAAGAAGCTtccagctga
- the RAMAC gene encoding RNA guanine-N7 methyltransferase activating subunit has protein sequence MASLDDAPLNYEKMFAHRFTSDDEEYQEYLKRPTDPPPIVEEWRNRSGGNQRNRDRFQDGRYFRGDRYNWQGDYRYNQRQERSWGNNYQQHRQGQSYSSPYGQYGYNSYNPGPRYHPY, from the exons ATGGCTTCCTTGGATGATGCGCCCTTGAATTATGAAAAGATGTTTGCTCATCGGTTCACATCAGATGACGAAGAGTACCAAGAATATCTGAAACGTCCCACAGATCCCCCTCCTATAGTTGAAGAATGGAGAAACAGATCTGGGGGCAACCAGAGGAACAGAGACCG GTTTCAAGATGGTAGATATTTTAGAGGAGACAGATACAACTGGCAAGGGGACTACAGATATAATCAGAGGCAGGAAAGAAGTTGGGGCAATAACTACCAGCAGCACAGACAAGGGCAGTCATACTCCTCTCCCTATGGACAATATGGCTACAACTCCTACAACCCTGGGCCTCGTTACCATCCCTACTGA